In Lates calcarifer isolate ASB-BC8 linkage group LG4, TLL_Latcal_v3, whole genome shotgun sequence, a genomic segment contains:
- the tnk2b gene encoding activated CDC42 kinase 1 isoform X4, with product MAQILQKLGSSMQCEEGTEWLLELLMEVQLQQYFLRIRDDLNVTRLSHFDYVKNEDLEKIGMGRPGQRRLWEAVKRRKAMCKRKSWMSKVFSGKRPEGGDFPQQGQPASSFRKLSPTPPLGLGEGVLAAQPGGGAPPDGQQQGLTCLIPEKDLTLFEKLGDGSFGVVKRGEWLTPAGKVLNVAVKCLKTDVLSQPDALEDFICEVNAMHSLDHQNLIRLYGVVLTHPMKMVTELAPLGSLLERLRCVRPQGPVLIHTLCQYAVQVACGMAYLEQRRFIHRDLAARNILLASAHRVKIGDFGLMRALPNNHEHYVMQEHRKVPFAWCAPESLKTRTFSHATDTWMFGVTLWEMFTHGQEPWLGLNGSQILHKIDKECERLPKPEDCPQDIYNVMLQCWAQKPDDRPTFVALREFLLETMPTDMCALQDFDEPDKLQIQVNDVITIIEGRAENYWWRGQNKRTLKVGQFPRNVVTSVAGLSAHDISRPLKNSFIHTGHGDTNPHRCWGFPDRIDDLYLGNPMDPPDVLGLDLSGTRPTQLPGRAKKEPPPRPPQPAVLIKSKSGFSQQLLTHCSCPLCSLLAPLLKEPCYDPVNDDEDLTPAGLKRLSLRKTGSVKGLKLKPAAWVSASKQGSSRTSGSGCNPNSEVSLIDFGEEFPPTTPSPSPVVEIQIPSLAKLALEAENILDRTPPQSPSRSLPRPLHPTPVVDWDARPLPPPPAYDDVAQDEDDMEVSSINSSEQQHGEEQSDVCNPDEADKAVSAGQKVQGEVLVSRGSDRPGLEDNLFLPSKQSQGLSTSFSQSAEIFQELQQECMRRLNVPTGSAARSSSPSQTSASAPQSPHTLQTQDTHQQSVFSSNEDKPQIPPRVPIPPRPIKRGDYTSARWSRDLSLSPTPADTTEDLSGPDQNRPPQIPPRDPLSQTGSRTPSPMGLVVGSPQQRVYSVSPTTMQAPLTSCPHTHTYGSYLSTSPGKLMPTTHSFASDPKYAAPKVIQAQAQGKDPASKGPCILPIVRDGRKVSNTHYYLLPERPPYLDRYDRFFREAESLPVSSVEERHVRQANTATVRPMVVSSQTVQGHAQGQGLVQPGELKANFSSNNNSSLGGPRSGMKTSVSLPRVCSDGLTAPVVSASCTRTDGGGNSADRVKMVQEAVHGVTIEECQAALQNHNWNVQKAVHYLKVEQLFCLGLRSRSECLKLLEICDWNLEVASTQMLDNYGSTTRQRR from the exons aAACTGGGCAGTAGCATGCAGTGTGAGGAAGGCACAGAAtggctgctggagctgctgatgGAGGTGCAGTTGCAGCAGTACTTCCTGCGGATTCGAGATGACCTCAACGTCACGCGGCTGTCACACTTCGACTACGTCAAGAATGAAGACCTGGAGAAGATCGGCATGGGGCGACCTG GGCAGAGACGACTGTGGGAAGCTGTGAAAAGGAGGAAAGCCATGTGCAAGCGCAAGTCCTGGATGAGCAAG GTGTTTAGCGGGAAGCGTCCAGAGGGAGGAGACTTCCCCCAGCAGGGCCAGCCGGCCTCCTCCTTTCGAAAGCTGTCTCCCACACCTCCCCTGGGCCTGGGGGAGGGAGTCCTGGCCGCACAGCCTGGAGGTGGTGCTCCCCCTGATGGGCAGCAGCAAGGTCTGACCTGCCTCATCCCTGAGAAGGACTTGACATTGTTTGAGAAGCTTGGGGACGGCTCCTTTGGcgttgtgaagagaggagagtggCTGACACCTGCAGGGAAGGTG CTGAACGTAGCTGTGAAGTGTCTCAAGACTGACGTGCTCAGCCAGCCCGACGCTCTGGAAGATTTCATCTGTGAGGTCAACGCCATGCACTCCCTGGACCATCAGAACCTCATTCGCCTCTACGGTGTGGTGCTCACACACCCAATGAAGATG GTGACGGAGCTGGCTCCTCTTGGTTCTCTGCTGGAGCGTTTGCGATGTGTTCGTCCACAGGGTCCCGTGTTGATCCACACTCTTTGTCAGTATGCTGTACAGGTGGCCTGTGGCATGGCCTACCTGGAGCAGAGGAGGTTCATCCACCGGGACCTGGCAGCCAG GAACATCCTGTTGGCCTCAGCTCACAGAGTGAAGATCGGTGACTTTGGACTGATGAGGGCGCTGCCTAACAACCATGAGCACTATGTCATGCAGGAGCATCGCAAGGTCCCCTTTGCATG GTGCGCCCCAGAAAGTCTGAAGACCAGGACATTCTCCCATGCTACAGATACATGGATGTTTGGAGTCACTTTGTGGGAGATGTTCACACATGGTCAGGAGCCTTGGCTGGGTCTTAATGGAAGCCAG ATTCTACACAAGATTGATAAAGAATGTGAACGCCTCCCTAAGCCTGAGGACTGTCCGCAGGATATCTATAATGTCATGCTACAGTGTTGGGCACAAAAACCAGATGACAGACCTACTTTCGTCGCCCTGAGAGAGTTCCTGCTTGAG accaTGCCCACAGACATGTGTGCTCTGCAGGACTTTGACGAGCCAGACAAACTGCAGATCCAGGTCAATGATGTCATCACCATCATAGAGGGAAG GGCAGAGAACTACTGGTGGCGAGGTCAAAACAAACGTACTCTTAAGGTCGGACAGTTCCCCAGAAACGTGGTGACATCAGTAGCGGGTTTGTCAGCTCATGACATAAGCCGGCCACTCAAGAACAGCTTCATCCACACAGGACACGGAGACACCAACCCTCATCGCTGCTGGGGCTTCCCTGACAGGATTGATGA ttTGTACCTCGGGAATCCCATGGATCCTCCTGACGTTCTGGGTTTAGACCTCAGTGGGACTCGGCCCACACAGCTACCAGGACGAGCTAAAA aGGAACCTCCTCCCCGTCCTCCTCAACCAGCAGTGTTAATCAAGAGTAAGTCTGGTTTCTCTCAGCAGCTCCTCACCCATTGCTCCTGCCCTCTCTGTTCCCTCCTAGCTCCACTCCTCAAAG aGCCTTGTTACGATCCAGTAAACGATGATGAAGATCTGACCCCTGCAGGACTAAAGAGATTATCGCTTCGGAAAACGGGTTCTGTCAAAGGCTTAAAACTTAAACCTGCTGCATGGGTCTCCGCTTCCAAACAGGGGAGTAGCCGGACTTCAGGCTCAGGCTGCAACCCCAACAGTGAAGTGTCCCTCATTGACTTTGGGGAGGAGTTCCCCCCAACCacaccctccccctcccctgtAGTTGAAATTCAGATCCCCTCACTGGCAAAGCTGGCTTTGGAAGCAGAGAACATCCTGGATCGGACTCCTCCTCAGAGTCCATCTAGATCATTGCCCCGACCCCTTCACCCCACACCAGTAGTGGACTGGGATGCAAGGCCattacccccacccccagcctATGATGATGTAGCCCAAGACGAAGATGATATGGAG GTGAGCTCCATCAACAGCTCCGAGCAGCAGCATGGGGAGGAACAGAGTGATGTCTGTAACCCAGATGAGGCTGACAAGGCTGTCTCTGCTGGACAGAAGGTGCAGGGTGAGGTGCTTGTCTCCAGGGGTTCAGACAGACCAGGCCTGGAGGATAATCTCTTTCTTCCTAGCAAGCAGAGCCAGGGCCTGTCCACATCTTTCTCCCAGTCTGCTGAAATCTTCCAAGAGCTCCAGCAAGAGTGCATGAGGAGGCTCAACGTACCAACAGGAAGCGCTGCTAGGTCGAGCTCCCCATCCCAGACCTCTGCTTCAGCTCCCCAGTCTCCTCACACCCTTCAGACCCAGGACACACATCAACAAAGCGTCTTCTCCTCCAATGAAGACAAACCCCAGATCCCCCCACGTGTCCCTATCCCCCCTCGCCCTATAAAAAGGGGTGACTACACATCTGCTCGCTGGTCAAGggatctctctctgtcaccaaCGCCAGCAGACACCACAGAGGACCTCTCAGGCCCAGACCAGAACCGACCACCTCAGATCCCTCCAAGGGACCCTCTGTCCCAGACAGGCTCCAGGACTCCTAGCCCCATGGGCCTGGTAGTGGGCTCTCCCCAGCAGAGAGTCTACTCTGTCAGCCCCACCACCATGCAGGCTCCCCTTACCTCCtgcccccacacacacacctacggCTCCTacctctccacctctccagGTAAACTCATGCCTACCACACACAGCTTCGCCTCAGATCCTAAATATGCTGCACCCAAAGTGATCCAGGCCCAGGCGCAGGGGAAGGACCCCGCCAGCAAGGGTCCCTGCATCCTCCCCATCGTACGTGATGGACGTAAAGTCAGTAACACCCACTATTACCTTCTGCCAGAGAGACCGCCATACCTTGACAGATATGATCGCTTCTTCAGGGAGGCAGAGAGCCTTCCTGTCAGCAGTGTGGAGGAAAGGCATGTACGGCAAGCTAACACCGCCACTGTCAGACCCATGGTGGTCAGCAGCCAGACTGTCCAGGGACATGCCCAGGGACAGGGCCTTGTCCAGCCAGGCGAGCTGAAAGCTAATTTCTCCTCCAACAATAACAGCAGTCTGGGTGGACCACGGTCAGGGATGAAGACATCAGTTAGTCTCCCTCGTGTCTGCTCAGATGGGCTGACAGCACCAGTGGTCAGTGCTTCCTGTACcaggacagatggaggagggaaCTCAGCTGACAGGGTCAAAATG GTGCAGGAGGCAGTTCATGGTGTGACAATAGAGGAGTGCCAAGCTGCCCTCCAGAACCACAACTGGAATGTCCAGAAAGCTGTGCATTACTTAAAG gtggagcagTTGTTCTGTTTGGGTCTGAGGAGCAGGTCAGAGTGTCTAAAGCTGCTGGAGATATGTGACTGGAACCTGGAGGTGGCCAGCACTCAGATGTTAGATAACTATGGATCCACAACAAG
- the tnk2b gene encoding activated CDC42 kinase 1 isoform X3, which yields MRRFDKLKKSFPFLAHFHVYRKLGSSMQCEEGTEWLLELLMEVQLQQYFLRIRDDLNVTRLSHFDYVKNEDLEKIGMGRPGQRRLWEAVKRRKAMCKRKSWMSKVFSGKRPEGGDFPQQGQPASSFRKLSPTPPLGLGEGVLAAQPGGGAPPDGQQQGLTCLIPEKDLTLFEKLGDGSFGVVKRGEWLTPAGKVLNVAVKCLKTDVLSQPDALEDFICEVNAMHSLDHQNLIRLYGVVLTHPMKMVTELAPLGSLLERLRCVRPQGPVLIHTLCQYAVQVACGMAYLEQRRFIHRDLAARNILLASAHRVKIGDFGLMRALPNNHEHYVMQEHRKVPFAWCAPESLKTRTFSHATDTWMFGVTLWEMFTHGQEPWLGLNGSQILHKIDKECERLPKPEDCPQDIYNVMLQCWAQKPDDRPTFVALREFLLETMPTDMCALQDFDEPDKLQIQVNDVITIIEGRAENYWWRGQNKRTLKVGQFPRNVVTSVAGLSAHDISRPLKNSFIHTGHGDTNPHRCWGFPDRIDDLYLGNPMDPPDVLGLDLSGTRPTQLPGRAKKEPPPRPPQPAVLIKSKSGFSQQLLTHCSCPLCSLLAPLLKEPCYDPVNDDEDLTPAGLKRLSLRKTGSVKGLKLKPAAWVSASKQGSSRTSGSGCNPNSEVSLIDFGEEFPPTTPSPSPVVEIQIPSLAKLALEAENILDRTPPQSPSRSLPRPLHPTPVVDWDARPLPPPPAYDDVAQDEDDMEVSSINSSEQQHGEEQSDVCNPDEADKAVSAGQKVQGEVLVSRGSDRPGLEDNLFLPSKQSQGLSTSFSQSAEIFQELQQECMRRLNVPTGSAARSSSPSQTSASAPQSPHTLQTQDTHQQSVFSSNEDKPQIPPRVPIPPRPIKRGDYTSARWSRDLSLSPTPADTTEDLSGPDQNRPPQIPPRDPLSQTGSRTPSPMGLVVGSPQQRVYSVSPTTMQAPLTSCPHTHTYGSYLSTSPGKLMPTTHSFASDPKYAAPKVIQAQAQGKDPASKGPCILPIVRDGRKVSNTHYYLLPERPPYLDRYDRFFREAESLPVSSVEERHVRQANTATVRPMVVSSQTVQGHAQGQGLVQPGELKANFSSNNNSSLGGPRSGMKTSVSLPRVCSDGLTAPVVSASCTRTDGGGNSADRVKMVQEAVHGVTIEECQAALQNHNWNVQKAVHYLKVEQLFCLGLRSRSECLKLLEICDWNLEVASTQMLDNYGSTTRQRR from the exons ATGCGACGCTTTGACAAGCTGAAAAAGTCATTCCCCTTCCTGGCACACTTTCATGTATATCGA aAACTGGGCAGTAGCATGCAGTGTGAGGAAGGCACAGAAtggctgctggagctgctgatgGAGGTGCAGTTGCAGCAGTACTTCCTGCGGATTCGAGATGACCTCAACGTCACGCGGCTGTCACACTTCGACTACGTCAAGAATGAAGACCTGGAGAAGATCGGCATGGGGCGACCTG GGCAGAGACGACTGTGGGAAGCTGTGAAAAGGAGGAAAGCCATGTGCAAGCGCAAGTCCTGGATGAGCAAG GTGTTTAGCGGGAAGCGTCCAGAGGGAGGAGACTTCCCCCAGCAGGGCCAGCCGGCCTCCTCCTTTCGAAAGCTGTCTCCCACACCTCCCCTGGGCCTGGGGGAGGGAGTCCTGGCCGCACAGCCTGGAGGTGGTGCTCCCCCTGATGGGCAGCAGCAAGGTCTGACCTGCCTCATCCCTGAGAAGGACTTGACATTGTTTGAGAAGCTTGGGGACGGCTCCTTTGGcgttgtgaagagaggagagtggCTGACACCTGCAGGGAAGGTG CTGAACGTAGCTGTGAAGTGTCTCAAGACTGACGTGCTCAGCCAGCCCGACGCTCTGGAAGATTTCATCTGTGAGGTCAACGCCATGCACTCCCTGGACCATCAGAACCTCATTCGCCTCTACGGTGTGGTGCTCACACACCCAATGAAGATG GTGACGGAGCTGGCTCCTCTTGGTTCTCTGCTGGAGCGTTTGCGATGTGTTCGTCCACAGGGTCCCGTGTTGATCCACACTCTTTGTCAGTATGCTGTACAGGTGGCCTGTGGCATGGCCTACCTGGAGCAGAGGAGGTTCATCCACCGGGACCTGGCAGCCAG GAACATCCTGTTGGCCTCAGCTCACAGAGTGAAGATCGGTGACTTTGGACTGATGAGGGCGCTGCCTAACAACCATGAGCACTATGTCATGCAGGAGCATCGCAAGGTCCCCTTTGCATG GTGCGCCCCAGAAAGTCTGAAGACCAGGACATTCTCCCATGCTACAGATACATGGATGTTTGGAGTCACTTTGTGGGAGATGTTCACACATGGTCAGGAGCCTTGGCTGGGTCTTAATGGAAGCCAG ATTCTACACAAGATTGATAAAGAATGTGAACGCCTCCCTAAGCCTGAGGACTGTCCGCAGGATATCTATAATGTCATGCTACAGTGTTGGGCACAAAAACCAGATGACAGACCTACTTTCGTCGCCCTGAGAGAGTTCCTGCTTGAG accaTGCCCACAGACATGTGTGCTCTGCAGGACTTTGACGAGCCAGACAAACTGCAGATCCAGGTCAATGATGTCATCACCATCATAGAGGGAAG GGCAGAGAACTACTGGTGGCGAGGTCAAAACAAACGTACTCTTAAGGTCGGACAGTTCCCCAGAAACGTGGTGACATCAGTAGCGGGTTTGTCAGCTCATGACATAAGCCGGCCACTCAAGAACAGCTTCATCCACACAGGACACGGAGACACCAACCCTCATCGCTGCTGGGGCTTCCCTGACAGGATTGATGA ttTGTACCTCGGGAATCCCATGGATCCTCCTGACGTTCTGGGTTTAGACCTCAGTGGGACTCGGCCCACACAGCTACCAGGACGAGCTAAAA aGGAACCTCCTCCCCGTCCTCCTCAACCAGCAGTGTTAATCAAGAGTAAGTCTGGTTTCTCTCAGCAGCTCCTCACCCATTGCTCCTGCCCTCTCTGTTCCCTCCTAGCTCCACTCCTCAAAG aGCCTTGTTACGATCCAGTAAACGATGATGAAGATCTGACCCCTGCAGGACTAAAGAGATTATCGCTTCGGAAAACGGGTTCTGTCAAAGGCTTAAAACTTAAACCTGCTGCATGGGTCTCCGCTTCCAAACAGGGGAGTAGCCGGACTTCAGGCTCAGGCTGCAACCCCAACAGTGAAGTGTCCCTCATTGACTTTGGGGAGGAGTTCCCCCCAACCacaccctccccctcccctgtAGTTGAAATTCAGATCCCCTCACTGGCAAAGCTGGCTTTGGAAGCAGAGAACATCCTGGATCGGACTCCTCCTCAGAGTCCATCTAGATCATTGCCCCGACCCCTTCACCCCACACCAGTAGTGGACTGGGATGCAAGGCCattacccccacccccagcctATGATGATGTAGCCCAAGACGAAGATGATATGGAG GTGAGCTCCATCAACAGCTCCGAGCAGCAGCATGGGGAGGAACAGAGTGATGTCTGTAACCCAGATGAGGCTGACAAGGCTGTCTCTGCTGGACAGAAGGTGCAGGGTGAGGTGCTTGTCTCCAGGGGTTCAGACAGACCAGGCCTGGAGGATAATCTCTTTCTTCCTAGCAAGCAGAGCCAGGGCCTGTCCACATCTTTCTCCCAGTCTGCTGAAATCTTCCAAGAGCTCCAGCAAGAGTGCATGAGGAGGCTCAACGTACCAACAGGAAGCGCTGCTAGGTCGAGCTCCCCATCCCAGACCTCTGCTTCAGCTCCCCAGTCTCCTCACACCCTTCAGACCCAGGACACACATCAACAAAGCGTCTTCTCCTCCAATGAAGACAAACCCCAGATCCCCCCACGTGTCCCTATCCCCCCTCGCCCTATAAAAAGGGGTGACTACACATCTGCTCGCTGGTCAAGggatctctctctgtcaccaaCGCCAGCAGACACCACAGAGGACCTCTCAGGCCCAGACCAGAACCGACCACCTCAGATCCCTCCAAGGGACCCTCTGTCCCAGACAGGCTCCAGGACTCCTAGCCCCATGGGCCTGGTAGTGGGCTCTCCCCAGCAGAGAGTCTACTCTGTCAGCCCCACCACCATGCAGGCTCCCCTTACCTCCtgcccccacacacacacctacggCTCCTacctctccacctctccagGTAAACTCATGCCTACCACACACAGCTTCGCCTCAGATCCTAAATATGCTGCACCCAAAGTGATCCAGGCCCAGGCGCAGGGGAAGGACCCCGCCAGCAAGGGTCCCTGCATCCTCCCCATCGTACGTGATGGACGTAAAGTCAGTAACACCCACTATTACCTTCTGCCAGAGAGACCGCCATACCTTGACAGATATGATCGCTTCTTCAGGGAGGCAGAGAGCCTTCCTGTCAGCAGTGTGGAGGAAAGGCATGTACGGCAAGCTAACACCGCCACTGTCAGACCCATGGTGGTCAGCAGCCAGACTGTCCAGGGACATGCCCAGGGACAGGGCCTTGTCCAGCCAGGCGAGCTGAAAGCTAATTTCTCCTCCAACAATAACAGCAGTCTGGGTGGACCACGGTCAGGGATGAAGACATCAGTTAGTCTCCCTCGTGTCTGCTCAGATGGGCTGACAGCACCAGTGGTCAGTGCTTCCTGTACcaggacagatggaggagggaaCTCAGCTGACAGGGTCAAAATG GTGCAGGAGGCAGTTCATGGTGTGACAATAGAGGAGTGCCAAGCTGCCCTCCAGAACCACAACTGGAATGTCCAGAAAGCTGTGCATTACTTAAAG gtggagcagTTGTTCTGTTTGGGTCTGAGGAGCAGGTCAGAGTGTCTAAAGCTGCTGGAGATATGTGACTGGAACCTGGAGGTGGCCAGCACTCAGATGTTAGATAACTATGGATCCACAACAAG
- the tnk2b gene encoding activated CDC42 kinase 1 isoform X6: protein MRRFDKLKKSFPFLAHFHVYRKLGSSMQCEEGTEWLLELLMEVQLQQYFLRIRDDLNVTRLSHFDYVKNEDLEKIGMGRPGQRRLWEAVKRRKAMCKRKSWMSKVFSGKRPEGGDFPQQGQPASSFRKLSPTPPLGLGEGVLAAQPGGGAPPDGQQQGLTCLIPEKDLTLFEKLGDGSFGVVKRGEWLTPAGKVLNVAVKCLKTDVLSQPDALEDFICEVNAMHSLDHQNLIRLYGVVLTHPMKMVTELAPLGSLLERLRCVRPQGPVLIHTLCQYAVQVACGMAYLEQRRFIHRDLAARNILLASAHRVKIGDFGLMRALPNNHEHYVMQEHRKVPFAWCAPESLKTRTFSHATDTWMFGVTLWEMFTHGQEPWLGLNGSQILHKIDKECERLPKPEDCPQDIYNVMLQCWAQKPDDRPTFVALREFLLETMPTDMCALQDFDEPDKLQIQVNDVITIIEGRAENYWWRGQNKRTLKVGQFPRNVVTSVAGLSAHDISRPLKNSFIHTGHGDTNPHRCWGFPDRIDDLYLGNPMDPPDVLGLDLSGTRPTQLPGRAKKPCYDPVNDDEDLTPAGLKRLSLRKTGSVKGLKLKPAAWVSASKQGSSRTSGSGCNPNSEVSLIDFGEEFPPTTPSPSPVVEIQIPSLAKLALEAENILDRTPPQSPSRSLPRPLHPTPVVDWDARPLPPPPAYDDVAQDEDDMEVSSINSSEQQHGEEQSDVCNPDEADKAVSAGQKVQGEVLVSRGSDRPGLEDNLFLPSKQSQGLSTSFSQSAEIFQELQQECMRRLNVPTGSAARSSSPSQTSASAPQSPHTLQTQDTHQQSVFSSNEDKPQIPPRVPIPPRPIKRGDYTSARWSRDLSLSPTPADTTEDLSGPDQNRPPQIPPRDPLSQTGSRTPSPMGLVVGSPQQRVYSVSPTTMQAPLTSCPHTHTYGSYLSTSPGKLMPTTHSFASDPKYAAPKVIQAQAQGKDPASKGPCILPIVRDGRKVSNTHYYLLPERPPYLDRYDRFFREAESLPVSSVEERHVRQANTATVRPMVVSSQTVQGHAQGQGLVQPGELKANFSSNNNSSLGGPRSGMKTSVSLPRVCSDGLTAPVVSASCTRTDGGGNSADRVKMVQEAVHGVTIEECQAALQNHNWNVQKAVHYLKVEQLFCLGLRSRSECLKLLEICDWNLEVASTQMLDNYGSTTRQRR from the exons ATGCGACGCTTTGACAAGCTGAAAAAGTCATTCCCCTTCCTGGCACACTTTCATGTATATCGA aAACTGGGCAGTAGCATGCAGTGTGAGGAAGGCACAGAAtggctgctggagctgctgatgGAGGTGCAGTTGCAGCAGTACTTCCTGCGGATTCGAGATGACCTCAACGTCACGCGGCTGTCACACTTCGACTACGTCAAGAATGAAGACCTGGAGAAGATCGGCATGGGGCGACCTG GGCAGAGACGACTGTGGGAAGCTGTGAAAAGGAGGAAAGCCATGTGCAAGCGCAAGTCCTGGATGAGCAAG GTGTTTAGCGGGAAGCGTCCAGAGGGAGGAGACTTCCCCCAGCAGGGCCAGCCGGCCTCCTCCTTTCGAAAGCTGTCTCCCACACCTCCCCTGGGCCTGGGGGAGGGAGTCCTGGCCGCACAGCCTGGAGGTGGTGCTCCCCCTGATGGGCAGCAGCAAGGTCTGACCTGCCTCATCCCTGAGAAGGACTTGACATTGTTTGAGAAGCTTGGGGACGGCTCCTTTGGcgttgtgaagagaggagagtggCTGACACCTGCAGGGAAGGTG CTGAACGTAGCTGTGAAGTGTCTCAAGACTGACGTGCTCAGCCAGCCCGACGCTCTGGAAGATTTCATCTGTGAGGTCAACGCCATGCACTCCCTGGACCATCAGAACCTCATTCGCCTCTACGGTGTGGTGCTCACACACCCAATGAAGATG GTGACGGAGCTGGCTCCTCTTGGTTCTCTGCTGGAGCGTTTGCGATGTGTTCGTCCACAGGGTCCCGTGTTGATCCACACTCTTTGTCAGTATGCTGTACAGGTGGCCTGTGGCATGGCCTACCTGGAGCAGAGGAGGTTCATCCACCGGGACCTGGCAGCCAG GAACATCCTGTTGGCCTCAGCTCACAGAGTGAAGATCGGTGACTTTGGACTGATGAGGGCGCTGCCTAACAACCATGAGCACTATGTCATGCAGGAGCATCGCAAGGTCCCCTTTGCATG GTGCGCCCCAGAAAGTCTGAAGACCAGGACATTCTCCCATGCTACAGATACATGGATGTTTGGAGTCACTTTGTGGGAGATGTTCACACATGGTCAGGAGCCTTGGCTGGGTCTTAATGGAAGCCAG ATTCTACACAAGATTGATAAAGAATGTGAACGCCTCCCTAAGCCTGAGGACTGTCCGCAGGATATCTATAATGTCATGCTACAGTGTTGGGCACAAAAACCAGATGACAGACCTACTTTCGTCGCCCTGAGAGAGTTCCTGCTTGAG accaTGCCCACAGACATGTGTGCTCTGCAGGACTTTGACGAGCCAGACAAACTGCAGATCCAGGTCAATGATGTCATCACCATCATAGAGGGAAG GGCAGAGAACTACTGGTGGCGAGGTCAAAACAAACGTACTCTTAAGGTCGGACAGTTCCCCAGAAACGTGGTGACATCAGTAGCGGGTTTGTCAGCTCATGACATAAGCCGGCCACTCAAGAACAGCTTCATCCACACAGGACACGGAGACACCAACCCTCATCGCTGCTGGGGCTTCCCTGACAGGATTGATGA ttTGTACCTCGGGAATCCCATGGATCCTCCTGACGTTCTGGGTTTAGACCTCAGTGGGACTCGGCCCACACAGCTACCAGGACGAGCTAAAA aGCCTTGTTACGATCCAGTAAACGATGATGAAGATCTGACCCCTGCAGGACTAAAGAGATTATCGCTTCGGAAAACGGGTTCTGTCAAAGGCTTAAAACTTAAACCTGCTGCATGGGTCTCCGCTTCCAAACAGGGGAGTAGCCGGACTTCAGGCTCAGGCTGCAACCCCAACAGTGAAGTGTCCCTCATTGACTTTGGGGAGGAGTTCCCCCCAACCacaccctccccctcccctgtAGTTGAAATTCAGATCCCCTCACTGGCAAAGCTGGCTTTGGAAGCAGAGAACATCCTGGATCGGACTCCTCCTCAGAGTCCATCTAGATCATTGCCCCGACCCCTTCACCCCACACCAGTAGTGGACTGGGATGCAAGGCCattacccccacccccagcctATGATGATGTAGCCCAAGACGAAGATGATATGGAG GTGAGCTCCATCAACAGCTCCGAGCAGCAGCATGGGGAGGAACAGAGTGATGTCTGTAACCCAGATGAGGCTGACAAGGCTGTCTCTGCTGGACAGAAGGTGCAGGGTGAGGTGCTTGTCTCCAGGGGTTCAGACAGACCAGGCCTGGAGGATAATCTCTTTCTTCCTAGCAAGCAGAGCCAGGGCCTGTCCACATCTTTCTCCCAGTCTGCTGAAATCTTCCAAGAGCTCCAGCAAGAGTGCATGAGGAGGCTCAACGTACCAACAGGAAGCGCTGCTAGGTCGAGCTCCCCATCCCAGACCTCTGCTTCAGCTCCCCAGTCTCCTCACACCCTTCAGACCCAGGACACACATCAACAAAGCGTCTTCTCCTCCAATGAAGACAAACCCCAGATCCCCCCACGTGTCCCTATCCCCCCTCGCCCTATAAAAAGGGGTGACTACACATCTGCTCGCTGGTCAAGggatctctctctgtcaccaaCGCCAGCAGACACCACAGAGGACCTCTCAGGCCCAGACCAGAACCGACCACCTCAGATCCCTCCAAGGGACCCTCTGTCCCAGACAGGCTCCAGGACTCCTAGCCCCATGGGCCTGGTAGTGGGCTCTCCCCAGCAGAGAGTCTACTCTGTCAGCCCCACCACCATGCAGGCTCCCCTTACCTCCtgcccccacacacacacctacggCTCCTacctctccacctctccagGTAAACTCATGCCTACCACACACAGCTTCGCCTCAGATCCTAAATATGCTGCACCCAAAGTGATCCAGGCCCAGGCGCAGGGGAAGGACCCCGCCAGCAAGGGTCCCTGCATCCTCCCCATCGTACGTGATGGACGTAAAGTCAGTAACACCCACTATTACCTTCTGCCAGAGAGACCGCCATACCTTGACAGATATGATCGCTTCTTCAGGGAGGCAGAGAGCCTTCCTGTCAGCAGTGTGGAGGAAAGGCATGTACGGCAAGCTAACACCGCCACTGTCAGACCCATGGTGGTCAGCAGCCAGACTGTCCAGGGACATGCCCAGGGACAGGGCCTTGTCCAGCCAGGCGAGCTGAAAGCTAATTTCTCCTCCAACAATAACAGCAGTCTGGGTGGACCACGGTCAGGGATGAAGACATCAGTTAGTCTCCCTCGTGTCTGCTCAGATGGGCTGACAGCACCAGTGGTCAGTGCTTCCTGTACcaggacagatggaggagggaaCTCAGCTGACAGGGTCAAAATG GTGCAGGAGGCAGTTCATGGTGTGACAATAGAGGAGTGCCAAGCTGCCCTCCAGAACCACAACTGGAATGTCCAGAAAGCTGTGCATTACTTAAAG gtggagcagTTGTTCTGTTTGGGTCTGAGGAGCAGGTCAGAGTGTCTAAAGCTGCTGGAGATATGTGACTGGAACCTGGAGGTGGCCAGCACTCAGATGTTAGATAACTATGGATCCACAACAAG